From a region of the Streptacidiphilus albus JL83 genome:
- a CDS encoding phytanoyl-CoA dioxygenase family protein has protein sequence MEISDTARRFADEGFAAVGEVIPPVDLEAYREIYDRLLSGEIESGDKRSDLGSHIPRKEGVRENITQIMWPSALHPPLLDLPLHQKALSVARELIGADAELDFDMMIHKAPFADTATPWHQDAAYWVDMPDHRAVSIWVALDDADVDNGCMWYVQGSHQQPLRPHRPTSDGKNIECDCSEDEPGATPVPLRAGEAVAHSGFTLHSSRGNTTGGTRRAYILNFRPAAMIQLERERGADHGLNENVRQVRNSGAAES, from the coding sequence ATGGAAATTTCCGATACGGCACGAAGGTTCGCGGATGAAGGATTCGCTGCAGTCGGGGAAGTCATCCCTCCCGTGGACCTCGAGGCCTACCGCGAGATCTACGATCGCCTCCTGAGCGGTGAGATCGAGTCCGGCGACAAGAGGTCTGATCTCGGCTCCCATATACCGCGCAAGGAGGGTGTTCGGGAGAACATCACCCAGATTATGTGGCCGTCGGCGCTTCATCCGCCGCTGCTCGACCTTCCCCTGCACCAGAAAGCGCTGTCCGTCGCCCGTGAACTCATCGGCGCCGATGCCGAACTCGATTTCGACATGATGATTCACAAGGCACCGTTCGCGGATACTGCCACGCCGTGGCACCAGGACGCGGCCTACTGGGTCGACATGCCCGATCATCGTGCTGTCTCCATCTGGGTGGCGCTGGATGACGCGGACGTCGACAACGGCTGCATGTGGTACGTACAGGGCTCCCACCAGCAGCCGCTGCGCCCGCACCGCCCCACGAGCGATGGCAAGAACATCGAATGCGACTGCTCCGAGGACGAGCCGGGCGCCACGCCCGTGCCCCTGCGGGCGGGGGAAGCGGTGGCGCACTCGGGGTTCACGCTGCACTCCTCGCGCGGCAACACCACGGGCGGCACGCGACGGGCTTACATCCTCAACTTCCGGCCCGCCGCGATGATCCAGCTCGAACGGGAGCGGGGTGCGGACCACGGCCTCAACGAGAACGTGCGTCAGGTCCGCAACTCGGGCGCGGCCGAAAGCTGA
- a CDS encoding HD domain-containing protein: MTDDLGAVANFLFEAGTLKHSKRTGWWMAGVRDPESVAEHSWRTSLIASVIAQLEGADPARAALMAVWHDSQEARTGDVNHLGKKYMGQEIAPEQVTADQVSGMPSALAKAVQAIVGEYEARESAEAICARDADKLECLLQGLEYKSQGYANVQRWIDNSRGRLVTDTAKQLADELIATGSLDWLKAAMGER, encoded by the coding sequence GTGACTGATGACCTGGGCGCAGTGGCGAACTTCCTGTTCGAGGCAGGGACGTTGAAGCACTCCAAGCGCACCGGTTGGTGGATGGCCGGCGTCCGTGATCCGGAGAGCGTAGCCGAGCACTCGTGGCGGACCTCGCTGATCGCCTCGGTGATCGCCCAACTGGAGGGCGCGGATCCGGCTCGGGCCGCACTGATGGCCGTGTGGCACGACTCGCAGGAGGCCCGGACCGGGGACGTGAACCACCTCGGCAAGAAGTACATGGGCCAGGAGATCGCGCCCGAGCAGGTGACAGCAGATCAGGTCTCCGGGATGCCGTCGGCACTGGCGAAGGCTGTCCAGGCGATCGTCGGGGAGTACGAGGCACGCGAGTCCGCCGAGGCGATCTGCGCCCGTGACGCGGACAAGCTGGAGTGCCTGCTCCAGGGACTGGAGTACAAGTCCCAGGGATACGCGAACGTCCAGCGGTGGATCGACAACAGCCGGGGTCGGCTGGTGACCGACACGGCCAAGCAACTGGCGGACGAGCTGATCGCAACGGGTTCGCTGGACTGGCTGAAGGCAGCGATGGGCGAGAGGTGA
- a CDS encoding helix-turn-helix domain-containing protein, translated as MAADARETLTGVQGCGARHRSGLIAGYVFRLVREQLDLTQESLAVKLNVSPDTIAGWESGRRALAAIPVGQILVQRHQLLRLGSSPQLLAALDRAVEADVLLASALDETRLDTHPLGAWVLQRDLADLLTWPLHGRAPELITRLPTAARPRRGPVPAAPELSDEDRTRFYARMRALAEAAREPDQFLLRRQALYLAGYDSSSDTVDWLGHRQRQAEPEGWLDRWLNARSVASVSARHGDGDQITAFVRNTLLDDDAGETANLNYWAYWVGELPDIQLDDTFMGTCSPASWHGGRLLRHVTDRLDPTFGYLDLYVHTLWALLAARPQLLHDGSVDTQVLRGRVEFLLDGPGISSQADRDLSGIRYALRLAGV; from the coding sequence ATGGCAGCTGACGCACGGGAAACCCTGACTGGCGTTCAGGGATGCGGGGCACGACACCGATCCGGACTGATCGCGGGGTACGTCTTCCGTCTCGTACGCGAACAGTTGGACCTCACTCAGGAGAGCCTGGCGGTCAAGCTCAACGTGTCGCCGGACACCATTGCCGGCTGGGAGTCCGGGCGCCGTGCCCTGGCTGCCATCCCTGTCGGCCAGATACTCGTCCAACGCCACCAACTGCTGCGCCTGGGCTCCTCCCCCCAACTCCTGGCAGCCCTCGACCGCGCCGTCGAAGCCGACGTCCTGCTGGCCAGTGCCCTCGACGAAACCCGCCTCGACACTCATCCACTCGGAGCCTGGGTCCTGCAACGCGACCTCGCCGACCTTCTGACCTGGCCGCTGCACGGACGGGCCCCCGAACTCATTACGAGACTGCCCACGGCTGCCAGGCCACGACGGGGGCCGGTCCCCGCCGCTCCCGAACTCTCCGACGAGGATCGGACCCGCTTCTACGCCCGCATGCGCGCCCTCGCCGAGGCAGCTCGCGAACCCGACCAGTTCCTGCTGCGTCGTCAGGCGCTCTACCTGGCCGGATACGACAGCAGCAGCGACACCGTCGACTGGCTCGGCCACCGGCAACGCCAGGCCGAGCCAGAGGGCTGGCTCGACAGGTGGTTGAACGCCCGCTCCGTGGCCTCCGTCAGCGCACGCCACGGCGACGGTGACCAGATCACCGCCTTCGTCCGCAACACACTCCTGGACGATGACGCGGGCGAAACCGCCAATCTCAACTACTGGGCATACTGGGTCGGCGAGCTCCCGGACATCCAGCTCGACGACACATTCATGGGAACCTGCAGCCCTGCCTCATGGCACGGTGGCAGGCTGCTGCGCCATGTGACCGACCGCCTCGATCCGACGTTCGGATACCTGGATCTGTACGTCCACACGCTCTGGGCGCTCCTGGCTGCGCGACCCCAACTGCTGCACGACGGCAGTGTCGACACGCAGGTACTGCGTGGACGCGTCGAGTTCCTGTTGGATGGTCCGGGGATCTCTTCTCAGGCCGACCGGGATCTCAGCGGTATCCGCTATGCGCTGCGCCTCGCCGGGGTGTGA
- a CDS encoding FAD-dependent oxidoreductase: MPNHRVIIVGAGLGGLALAQGLRTRGFDVAVYERDPHQDARPQGYRIQLDQPGLGGLRRCLPESLFRLCLATAGSPPARVSVRSRHLHPLADRAAGAAPGTDGADRDVPRPHAFNRPTLRRILLSGLGGSVHYGAELIGYEQAADSTVTARFADGRTATGELLVGADGVGSAVRALLLPNAQVEDAGLRLIYGRIPLDGATLAEMPSWVFDSIFTVVTGGPGHPHLGLGPVQFGCPPDAAGAASSPPVDLPAAGDYLACMVGAPADHPALPPFAELRRLDRSALRDLALTVLGDDWHPDVHRLLSRWETDSLFPLRISTAAAVEPWEAGPVTLIGDAVHAMSPVLAMGANTAIRDAGELALALAAAADSGAPLVDAVRSYQNLMVDYAAAVVASSRQTGRERVGQK, encoded by the coding sequence GTGCCCAACCATCGCGTCATCATCGTGGGAGCCGGACTCGGCGGCCTGGCGCTCGCCCAGGGGCTGCGCACCCGGGGCTTCGACGTCGCCGTCTACGAGCGGGACCCGCACCAGGACGCCCGGCCCCAGGGGTACCGCATCCAGCTCGACCAGCCCGGTCTGGGCGGCCTGCGGCGCTGCCTGCCGGAGAGTCTCTTCCGGCTGTGCCTGGCCACCGCCGGCTCGCCGCCGGCCCGGGTCTCGGTCCGCAGCCGCCACCTCCACCCGCTGGCGGACCGCGCCGCCGGCGCGGCTCCGGGGACGGACGGGGCGGACCGGGACGTCCCGCGCCCGCACGCGTTCAACCGGCCCACCCTGCGCCGGATCCTGCTGTCCGGCCTCGGCGGCAGCGTGCACTACGGGGCCGAGCTGATCGGCTACGAGCAGGCGGCCGACTCCACGGTGACCGCGCGGTTCGCCGACGGCCGCACCGCGACCGGGGAGCTGCTGGTCGGCGCGGACGGGGTCGGCTCGGCGGTCCGCGCCCTGCTGCTGCCGAACGCCCAGGTCGAGGACGCCGGTCTGCGCCTGATCTACGGCCGGATCCCGCTGGACGGAGCCACCCTGGCCGAGATGCCCTCCTGGGTCTTCGACAGCATCTTCACCGTGGTGACCGGCGGCCCCGGCCACCCCCACCTGGGCCTGGGCCCGGTGCAGTTCGGCTGCCCGCCCGACGCCGCCGGAGCGGCGAGCAGCCCCCCGGTCGACCTGCCCGCCGCCGGGGACTACCTCGCCTGCATGGTCGGCGCCCCGGCCGACCACCCGGCCCTGCCGCCCTTCGCCGAACTGCGGCGACTCGACCGCAGCGCCCTGCGCGACCTCGCCCTCACCGTGCTGGGCGACGACTGGCACCCGGACGTCCACCGCCTGCTGAGCCGGTGGGAGACCGACTCGTTGTTCCCGCTGCGCATCTCCACCGCCGCTGCGGTCGAGCCCTGGGAAGCGGGCCCGGTGACCCTGATCGGCGACGCGGTCCACGCGATGAGCCCGGTGCTCGCGATGGGCGCCAACACCGCGATCCGGGACGCCGGTGAACTGGCCCTGGCGCTGGCCGCCGCCGCCGATTCCGGGGCGCCGCTGGTGGACGCGGTCCGCAGCTACCAGAACCTGATGGTCGACTACGCCGCCGCCGTCGTGGCGTCCTCCCGGCAGACCGGGAGGGAGCGCGTCGGACAGAAGTGA
- a CDS encoding GntR family transcriptional regulator → MAAETARYRLLAAEVRAAARSGEYGAGGRLPSEEELALRHGVSRGTVRQAMTLLRAEGVVTSRRGARRVVLESPPLQSFAELMSFTRWARSVGEEPGGRVVRQERRPAEPEETAQLRLAEDAFVHWVLRVRTLGGRPVMVERTAYPDPIGALVAAIPPDAVSVSEQLEQQGVLLADADHTVDLVLADTEDATLLDVPPGTALLRERRRTTDPAGAPVEWSEDRYLPGTVAFTVHNSLASTALTRHRHHPAPEA, encoded by the coding sequence ATGGCCGCCGAGACAGCGCGCTACCGGCTGCTCGCCGCCGAGGTCCGCGCCGCCGCGCGGTCCGGGGAGTACGGCGCCGGTGGCCGGCTGCCCAGCGAGGAGGAGCTGGCGCTGCGGCACGGCGTCTCCCGGGGCACCGTCCGGCAGGCGATGACGCTGCTCCGGGCCGAGGGCGTGGTCACCTCCCGGCGCGGCGCCCGCCGGGTGGTGCTGGAGTCCCCCCCGCTGCAGAGCTTCGCCGAGCTGATGAGCTTCACCCGCTGGGCGCGCTCGGTCGGCGAGGAGCCCGGCGGCCGGGTGGTCCGCCAGGAGCGCCGCCCGGCCGAGCCCGAGGAGACCGCGCAACTGCGGCTCGCCGAGGACGCGTTCGTGCACTGGGTGCTGCGGGTGCGGACCCTCGGCGGCCGACCGGTGATGGTGGAGCGGACCGCCTACCCGGACCCGATCGGGGCCCTGGTGGCGGCGATCCCGCCGGACGCGGTCTCGGTCAGCGAGCAGCTGGAGCAGCAGGGCGTCCTGCTCGCGGACGCCGACCACACCGTGGACCTGGTGCTGGCGGACACGGAGGACGCCACGCTGCTGGACGTCCCGCCCGGGACGGCGCTGCTGCGCGAACGGCGGCGCACCACGGATCCGGCCGGAGCGCCGGTGGAGTGGTCCGAGGACCGCTACCTGCCCGGCACCGTGGCCTTCACGGTCCACAACTCCCTGGCGTCCACCGCCCTCACCCGCCACCGCCACCACCCCGCCCCGGAGGCCTGA
- a CDS encoding ArsR/SmtB family transcription factor, with translation MDAVFKALADPTRRSLLDELFREDGQTLSALESRFDTSRFAVMKHLKVLEEAGLVVTRRQGREKLHFLNPVPIQLVHERWVSKYAQPWAATLTGLKSHLENTMQKVYEIYIKTTPERLWEAITDPAIRSRYNFGAGQVSDFKPGSRYEMKAGDMPLGEGEILEADPPRRLVQTMVALWSEDVKREGSTRITWEIEPVGDSCRLLLTHDQLREGANDELYGGWPMILSGLKTWLETGESLTTPGSLRYT, from the coding sequence ATGGACGCCGTCTTCAAGGCACTCGCCGACCCGACGCGGCGCAGCCTGCTGGACGAGCTCTTCCGCGAGGACGGACAGACGCTCAGCGCACTGGAGTCGCGCTTCGACACCTCACGCTTCGCCGTGATGAAGCACCTCAAGGTGCTGGAGGAGGCCGGCCTGGTCGTCACCAGGCGCCAGGGCCGGGAGAAGCTCCACTTCCTCAACCCGGTGCCCATCCAGCTCGTCCACGAACGGTGGGTGAGCAAGTACGCGCAGCCCTGGGCCGCCACCCTCACCGGCCTGAAGAGCCATCTGGAGAACACCATGCAGAAGGTCTACGAGATCTACATCAAGACCACTCCCGAACGCCTCTGGGAGGCGATCACCGATCCCGCCATCCGGAGCCGCTACAACTTCGGCGCCGGGCAGGTCTCCGACTTCAAGCCGGGCTCGCGCTACGAGATGAAGGCCGGGGACATGCCCCTCGGCGAGGGCGAGATCCTGGAGGCCGACCCGCCGCGCCGACTCGTCCAGACCATGGTCGCGCTCTGGAGCGAGGACGTGAAGCGCGAGGGCAGCACCCGCATCACCTGGGAGATCGAGCCGGTCGGCGACTCCTGCCGGCTCCTGCTCACCCACGACCAGCTGCGCGAGGGCGCCAACGACGAGCTCTACGGCGGCTGGCCGATGATCCTCTCCGGGCTGAAGACCTGGCTGGAGACCGGTGAGTCGCTGACCACCCCCGGCTCCCTCCGCTACACCTGA
- a CDS encoding nucleotidyltransferase domain-containing protein has protein sequence MSPDDALSVLSLLGEAGAEVWIAGGWGVDALLGRQTREHRDLDLLHRQEQEPAVLAALAAAGYAETLDWRPVRFVLSGPGGLDLDLHPLAFAPDGSALQASPEPGQPFVYPAACFTTGTIDGVTVPCISAEQQNHFHQGYRPAEHDLADMAALRAAFDLATHF, from the coding sequence ATGAGCCCGGATGACGCGTTGTCGGTGCTGTCGCTGCTGGGCGAGGCCGGTGCGGAGGTCTGGATCGCCGGCGGCTGGGGCGTCGACGCACTGCTCGGCCGGCAGACCCGCGAGCACCGCGACCTCGACCTGCTGCACCGTCAGGAACAGGAGCCGGCCGTGCTGGCCGCACTCGCGGCGGCCGGCTACGCCGAGACCCTGGACTGGCGTCCGGTGCGCTTCGTGCTGAGTGGCCCCGGCGGGCTCGACCTCGACCTGCACCCACTCGCCTTCGCGCCGGACGGTTCCGCGCTCCAGGCGTCCCCGGAGCCGGGGCAGCCGTTCGTCTACCCGGCCGCGTGCTTCACCACCGGGACGATCGACGGCGTCACCGTCCCCTGCATCTCGGCCGAGCAGCAGAACCACTTCCACCAGGGCTACCGGCCCGCCGAGCACGACCTCGCCGACATGGCCGCGCTGCGCGCCGCCTTCGACCTCGCCACCCACTTCTGA
- a CDS encoding DUF4232 domain-containing protein, with translation MPVVRTLLPSAVLLAVACASLTGCQGSGSGSATAAADTPGPGPTASATATAAPSTAAPSTAASTAAPSTTATTARPAAVTTTAAVLRSTGTGAASTIAPCGNADLRTSWGSGTQSQPLQAEAVLFTDIGHRACTLQGYPGVTIANGGTLIDATRVLNGFRGDLPPLTSPPLVTLVPGATASAMVEWRLYDGSACYPAGTGAFEATAPNTTDTIVLSQAVVGRQGICSSLEINPVVPGTGS, from the coding sequence GTGCCCGTTGTCCGCACGTTGCTCCCCAGCGCCGTCCTGCTCGCTGTCGCCTGTGCCTCGCTGACCGGTTGCCAGGGCAGCGGCAGTGGCAGCGCCACTGCTGCCGCTGACACGCCAGGGCCCGGCCCGACCGCGTCGGCTACCGCGACCGCCGCGCCGTCGACCGCCGCGCCGTCGACCGCCGCGTCGACCGCGGCGCCGTCGACGACCGCCACCACCGCCAGGCCGGCTGCGGTCACGACCACCGCCGCCGTTCTCCGGTCGACCGGAACCGGCGCGGCAAGCACCATCGCGCCGTGCGGGAACGCGGATCTCCGTACCAGTTGGGGATCGGGAACCCAGAGCCAGCCGTTGCAGGCAGAGGCCGTGCTCTTCACCGACATCGGCCACCGCGCCTGCACCCTGCAGGGCTATCCGGGCGTGACGATCGCGAACGGGGGGACCCTGATCGACGCGACCCGGGTGCTGAACGGGTTCCGCGGCGACCTGCCACCTCTGACCAGCCCACCGCTGGTCACCCTCGTCCCGGGCGCCACCGCATCCGCGATGGTCGAGTGGCGCCTGTACGACGGCAGCGCCTGCTACCCCGCGGGCACCGGCGCGTTCGAGGCCACGGCGCCGAACACCACCGACACGATCGTCCTGAGCCAGGCCGTCGTGGGCCGACAGGGCATCTGCTCCAGCCTTGAGATCAATCCGGTGGTGCCCGGCACCGGCAGCTGA
- a CDS encoding N-acyl homoserine lactonase family protein: protein MATKTAVRRLDLGYFVRPASETGGPQPRVEPVLGYLVRRDEGLILFDTGIGAVDPGTEAHYRPRRRPLEAALASAGATLTDVDLVVNCHLHFDHCGGNALLPDRPILVQATELATARRGGHTVDALVDFPGATYQEFSGEAEVWPGVWIIPTPGHTEGHQSLVVRQSDGTVLLAGQAHDFASEFGSDQLARTAALDGLEPPLPRYRPWLDRLGDFDPRRVLFAHDCSVWEPADR from the coding sequence ATGGCGACGAAGACGGCGGTGCGGCGGCTGGACCTGGGGTACTTCGTCCGGCCGGCCTCGGAGACCGGCGGCCCGCAGCCACGGGTGGAGCCCGTGCTCGGCTACCTGGTGCGGCGCGACGAGGGACTGATCCTCTTCGACACCGGCATCGGCGCCGTCGACCCGGGGACCGAGGCCCACTACCGGCCGCGACGCCGGCCGCTGGAGGCCGCCCTCGCCTCGGCCGGCGCCACCCTCACCGATGTCGACCTGGTCGTCAACTGCCACCTCCACTTCGACCACTGCGGCGGCAACGCCCTGCTGCCCGACCGGCCGATCCTGGTGCAGGCAACGGAGTTGGCGACGGCCCGCCGGGGCGGCCACACCGTCGACGCCCTGGTCGACTTCCCCGGCGCGACCTACCAGGAGTTCAGCGGCGAGGCCGAGGTCTGGCCCGGTGTCTGGATCATCCCGACCCCGGGACACACCGAAGGACACCAGTCACTGGTGGTCCGGCAGAGCGACGGAACGGTGCTGCTGGCCGGCCAGGCGCACGACTTCGCCTCCGAGTTCGGCTCCGACCAACTCGCCCGCACCGCCGCACTCGACGGTCTGGAACCACCCCTGCCCCGCTACCGGCCGTGGCTGGACCGGCTCGGCGACTTCGACCCGCGCCGCGTCCTCTTCGCCCACGACTGCTCGGTCTGGGAACCGGCCGACCGGTAG
- a CDS encoding NADP-dependent oxidoreductase yields MKAVVYRNYGGPDVLEYTDVPDPKLGADAVLVKVRASSVNPVDWKVQAGYLDPVLDAFFPVIPGWDLAGVVEKVGVGVTEFAPGDEVIGYVREDVVRRGTFAEYVAAPVRTLGPKPANLTFEQAGGLPLAGLTGYQALTRHLRLRPEETLLVHAAAGGVGSMAVQIGRALGARVIGTASARNHDYLRALGAEPVEYGPGLAERVRALAPGGVDAVLDLIGGEALAESPALLAPGGRLASVADGAVLGLGGSYVFVRPDSLDLAALAGLAEQGQLTVDVAAVFPLERAADAQRLNMDGHTRGKVIVTVP; encoded by the coding sequence ATGAAAGCCGTCGTCTACCGCAACTACGGCGGTCCTGACGTCCTGGAGTACACCGACGTGCCGGACCCCAAGCTCGGCGCGGACGCGGTCCTGGTCAAGGTCAGGGCCTCGTCCGTGAACCCGGTCGACTGGAAGGTCCAGGCCGGGTACCTGGACCCGGTCCTGGACGCCTTCTTCCCGGTGATCCCCGGCTGGGACCTGGCCGGGGTGGTGGAGAAGGTCGGCGTCGGGGTGACCGAGTTCGCGCCCGGGGACGAGGTGATCGGCTACGTCCGGGAGGACGTGGTCCGCCGGGGGACGTTCGCCGAGTACGTCGCCGCCCCCGTCCGGACGCTCGGGCCCAAGCCGGCCAACCTGACCTTCGAGCAGGCCGGCGGGCTGCCGCTGGCCGGGCTCACCGGCTACCAGGCGCTCACCCGCCACCTGCGGCTGCGCCCGGAGGAGACGCTGCTGGTGCACGCCGCCGCCGGCGGGGTCGGCTCGATGGCGGTGCAGATCGGACGGGCGCTGGGCGCGCGGGTGATCGGCACCGCGAGCGCCCGCAACCACGACTACCTCCGCGCCCTGGGCGCGGAGCCGGTCGAGTACGGTCCTGGCCTGGCCGAGCGGGTCAGGGCGCTCGCGCCCGGGGGCGTGGACGCGGTGCTCGACCTGATCGGCGGCGAGGCGCTGGCGGAGTCGCCCGCGCTGCTCGCCCCGGGCGGACGGCTGGCCTCGGTCGCCGACGGCGCGGTGCTGGGCCTCGGCGGGAGCTACGTCTTCGTCCGCCCCGACTCCCTGGACCTCGCCGCGCTGGCCGGGCTTGCCGAGCAGGGCCAGCTCACGGTCGACGTCGCGGCGGTGTTCCCGCTGGAGCGGGCCGCCGACGCCCAGCGGCTCAACATGGACGGGCACACCCGGGGCAAGGTCATCGTGACCGTGCCCTAG
- a CDS encoding sugar kinase, with the protein MTAPRTGLVTLGETMGLVSAVETGPLDFARNFTYGIGGAESNVAIGVARLGAPASWLGRVGSDATGDLIERRLRAEQVRTEAIRDQGFTGLMLKHRRFGTALHVDYHRAGSAGSRLSPADIRADWIESAAVLHVTGITTALSESAREAVRHAVALARAAGVTVSVDVNHRSKLWPKEVAGPVLRDLVEQADIVFAGVEEAELVLGCAEGRPLPVPELVRALADLGPREAVLKDGARGCTALVDGVPYRVPALKVAVVDPVGAGDAFVAGYLAEHLLGGTAEQRLRTAIAAGAFAVTVPGDCEGLPRRAELDALTLTEEDVSR; encoded by the coding sequence ATGACCGCGCCCCGGACCGGACTGGTCACCCTCGGCGAGACGATGGGCCTGGTCTCCGCCGTGGAGACCGGACCGCTCGACTTCGCCCGCAACTTCACCTACGGCATCGGCGGCGCCGAGAGCAATGTCGCCATCGGCGTCGCCCGGCTGGGCGCGCCCGCGAGCTGGCTCGGCCGGGTCGGCTCGGACGCCACCGGTGACCTGATCGAGCGGCGGCTGCGCGCCGAACAGGTCCGCACCGAGGCCATCCGCGACCAGGGCTTCACCGGCCTGATGCTCAAGCACCGCCGCTTCGGCACCGCCCTGCACGTCGACTACCACCGGGCCGGCAGCGCCGGATCGCGGCTGAGCCCGGCCGACATCCGCGCCGACTGGATCGAGTCGGCGGCGGTGCTGCACGTCACCGGCATCACCACCGCCCTGTCCGAGTCCGCGCGGGAGGCCGTCCGGCATGCCGTGGCGCTGGCCCGCGCGGCCGGGGTGACCGTCTCGGTCGACGTCAACCACCGCTCCAAGCTGTGGCCGAAGGAGGTGGCCGGACCGGTCCTGCGCGACCTGGTCGAGCAGGCCGACATCGTCTTCGCCGGCGTGGAGGAGGCGGAACTCGTGCTGGGCTGCGCGGAGGGCCGGCCGTTGCCGGTCCCCGAACTGGTCCGGGCGCTGGCCGACCTCGGCCCGCGCGAGGCGGTGCTCAAGGACGGCGCGCGCGGCTGCACCGCGCTGGTCGACGGCGTGCCCTACCGGGTCCCGGCGCTGAAGGTCGCCGTGGTCGACCCGGTCGGCGCGGGCGATGCCTTCGTGGCCGGCTACCTCGCCGAGCACCTGCTCGGCGGCACGGCCGAGCAGCGGCTGCGCACCGCGATCGCGGCCGGCGCCTTCGCGGTCACCGTCCCCGGCGACTGCGAGGGGCTCCCCCGCCGCGCCGAGCTCGACGCCCTCACCCTCACCGAGGAGGACGTCAGCCGCTGA
- the eda gene encoding bifunctional 4-hydroxy-2-oxoglutarate aldolase/2-dehydro-3-deoxy-phosphogluconate aldolase has translation MVPVVVLDDPDDALPLADALIAGGLCCAEVTLRTPAGQLAVAAMARRSELLLGVGTVLDPEQVDRSVADGAAFVVSPGFDDAVVERCQELGVPVLPGTVTATEIQRARRAGLGVVKFFPAETSGGLPALQALAAPFHGMRFVPTGGIGPANVGSYLRCPAVLAVGGSWMVPRDLVREHRWDEITRLSARAVQTVAECRAESVPAQVAAVAS, from the coding sequence GTGGTCCCGGTGGTCGTCCTGGACGACCCGGACGACGCCCTGCCACTCGCCGACGCGCTGATCGCCGGCGGGCTGTGCTGCGCCGAGGTGACCCTGCGGACCCCCGCCGGGCAACTCGCGGTGGCCGCGATGGCCCGCCGGAGCGAACTGCTGCTGGGCGTGGGCACGGTGCTCGACCCCGAGCAGGTCGACCGCAGCGTGGCCGACGGCGCCGCGTTCGTGGTCTCCCCCGGCTTCGACGACGCCGTGGTCGAGCGCTGCCAGGAGCTCGGCGTGCCGGTGCTGCCGGGCACGGTCACCGCGACCGAGATCCAGCGGGCCCGCCGCGCCGGTCTCGGGGTGGTGAAGTTCTTCCCCGCCGAGACCTCCGGCGGACTCCCCGCACTCCAGGCCCTGGCCGCGCCCTTCCACGGGATGCGCTTCGTCCCGACCGGCGGCATCGGCCCGGCCAACGTCGGCAGCTACCTGCGCTGCCCGGCCGTACTGGCCGTCGGCGGCAGCTGGATGGTCCCGCGCGACCTGGTCCGCGAGCACCGCTGGGACGAGATCACCCGGCTGTCGGCCCGCGCCGTGCAGACCGTCGCCGAGTGCCGCGCCGAGTCCGTCCCCGCGCAGGTCGCGGCGGTGGCGTCATGA
- a CDS encoding VOC family protein, giving the protein MPERSSYPDGAPCWADLTAPDLESSRSFYGAVMGWDFQDTGADYNHYTMCLWQGQPVAALMPPPPGAEGLPPVWNVYLATGDADAAVKTIDQAGGKVVMGPHEVPGAGRLVFAFDPDGACFALWQAGGHAGAKLYGEPGAMCWNELNTTDGAGADRFYRELFGYRQEQIGDGADFDYTTWKLPSDENPVCGRYRASAEVLRGGPPAWSTYFAVTDVDAAAEAVAANGGTVLRGPFDSPFGRMCPVLDPSGAAFTLATLPG; this is encoded by the coding sequence ATGCCCGAGCGCAGTTCGTATCCCGACGGGGCTCCCTGCTGGGCCGATCTCACCGCGCCCGACCTGGAGTCCTCCCGCAGCTTCTACGGTGCGGTGATGGGCTGGGACTTCCAGGACACCGGTGCCGACTACAACCACTACACGATGTGCCTGTGGCAGGGGCAGCCGGTCGCCGCGCTGATGCCGCCGCCGCCCGGGGCCGAGGGGCTGCCCCCGGTCTGGAACGTCTACCTGGCCACCGGCGACGCGGACGCGGCGGTGAAGACGATCGACCAGGCGGGCGGCAAGGTGGTGATGGGGCCGCACGAGGTCCCCGGGGCCGGGCGGCTGGTCTTCGCCTTCGACCCGGACGGCGCCTGCTTCGCGCTGTGGCAGGCCGGCGGGCACGCCGGGGCCAAGCTCTACGGCGAGCCCGGCGCGATGTGCTGGAACGAGCTGAACACCACCGACGGAGCCGGGGCCGACCGCTTCTACCGCGAGCTCTTCGGCTACCGGCAGGAGCAGATCGGCGACGGCGCCGACTTCGACTACACCACCTGGAAGCTGCCCTCGGACGAGAACCCGGTCTGCGGCCGCTACCGCGCGTCGGCTGAGGTGCTGCGCGGCGGCCCGCCGGCCTGGTCCACCTACTTCGCGGTCACGGACGTGGACGCCGCCGCCGAGGCGGTGGCCGCCAACGGCGGCACGGTTCTGCGCGGGCCCTTCGACTCGCCCTTCGGCCGGATGTGCCCGGTGCTGGACCCGTCCGGAGCGGCGTTCACCCTGGCCACCCTGCCCGGCTGA